A single genomic interval of Polaribacter vadi harbors:
- a CDS encoding efflux RND transporter periplasmic adaptor subunit, protein MNKKKIAIISVIALVLIYLGYRYFSPAADGEIYLTTKVKKGNFVSEVITSGEAQSTSLKKINGPDNLRKFRLNNLKIQDLVAEGSIVKEGDYVGRLDPSGVNEQILDARLNLETAESRYTQEQLDTTLSLKQERNSIKDLRFSMEETSLELKQSIYEPPATIKKLEINLEKSERDLREKLENYSIKKRQANARMVEVGTKVSKIKNELNDLLNLLESFTIYSNGNGMITYDKEWDGTKKKVGSSISPWNPTIASLPDLTKMESKTYANEVDIRKIKKDLPVKVGFDAFPDIEMDGIVTDVANVGENKRGSDIKVFQVLIKLTGSNNNIRPGMTTSNKILTFERKDVLSIPLEAVFSKDSITYVYKKTGFSVAKKQVKIGDSNNDSVIILEGLSAEDVVYLNKPEGLDDDQIAKLN, encoded by the coding sequence ATGAATAAGAAGAAAATCGCTATTATATCTGTAATAGCATTAGTTTTAATTTACCTTGGGTATCGTTATTTTTCGCCTGCTGCAGATGGAGAAATATACCTAACTACTAAAGTAAAAAAAGGAAATTTTGTTAGTGAAGTCATTACTTCTGGAGAAGCACAATCTACAAGTTTAAAAAAAATTAATGGTCCTGATAATTTAAGAAAGTTTCGTTTAAACAATCTTAAAATTCAAGATTTAGTTGCAGAAGGTAGTATTGTTAAAGAAGGTGATTATGTTGGTAGATTAGATCCGAGTGGAGTTAATGAACAAATTTTAGATGCTCGTTTAAATCTAGAAACAGCAGAATCTAGATATACTCAAGAGCAATTAGACACTACTCTATCTTTAAAACAAGAACGAAATTCTATAAAAGATTTACGTTTTTCTATGGAAGAAACAAGTTTAGAATTAAAACAATCTATTTACGAACCTCCAGCAACTATTAAAAAACTTGAAATAAATTTAGAGAAATCTGAACGTGATTTAAGAGAAAAACTTGAAAATTATAGTATCAAGAAAAGACAAGCCAACGCAAGAATGGTGGAAGTTGGTACAAAAGTTTCTAAAATTAAAAACGAATTAAATGATCTTTTAAACTTATTAGAATCCTTTACCATTTACTCTAATGGAAATGGAATGATTACCTATGATAAAGAATGGGATGGAACCAAGAAAAAAGTAGGTTCTTCCATTAGTCCTTGGAATCCTACAATTGCTAGTTTGCCAGATTTAACCAAAATGGAATCTAAAACCTACGCAAATGAAGTTGATATCAGAAAAATAAAAAAAGATTTGCCAGTAAAAGTTGGTTTTGACGCGTTTCCAGATATAGAGATGGATGGAATTGTAACTGATGTTGCTAATGTTGGTGAAAATAAAAGAGGTTCAGATATTAAGGTTTTTCAAGTTTTAATAAAATTAACTGGCTCTAATAACAATATAAGACCAGGAATGACTACATCAAATAAAATACTAACTTTTGAAAGAAAAGATGTTTTGAGTATTCCTTTAGAAGCTGTTTTCTCTAAAGATTCGATAACGTATGTCTACAAAAAAACTGGTTTTTCAGTTGCTAAGAAACAAGTTAAAATTGGTGATTCTAATAACGATTCTGTTATAATTTTAGAAGGTTTGTCTGCAGAAGATGTTGTGTATTTAAATAAGCCAGAAGGTTTAGATGATGATCAAATAGCAAAATTAAATTAG
- a CDS encoding ABC transporter permease, whose product MIDKIYIEKLKSNFSEAVRVILANKVRTLLTSLGIIFGVAAVITMLAIGSGAEKEILAQLELVGVNNIVITPIPDEADDQSNEEETDAGGITPKRFSKGLDMLDVKSIKKNLPSVKKVSPEIILETYVIKKGRQSPVKLIGVSSDFFETSNIEIESGKNFSDVQTAYSLPVCIIGKTIEKKLFTGESAVGKQIKVKDVWLQVIGVIEEKFISENAQENLGIRDLNQDVYIPITTFLVRYKDRKIISDKPIDTGGGMIFISGDQQGPKKKIPRGNYHQIDKLTIQVNSSAELNATADVLSRMLKRRHNDMVDFEISIPIQLLKQQQKTKQIFNIVLSIIAGISLLIGGIGIMNIMLASVLERTKEIGIIRAIGATQEDVILQFLTESVLVSIGGGIIGIVLGILSSYILEITTGIETILTLSSILLSFFVATLIGLIFGIAPAKSAASKSPIEAIRHE is encoded by the coding sequence ATGATTGATAAAATCTATATAGAAAAACTAAAATCTAATTTTAGCGAAGCTGTACGTGTAATTTTAGCCAATAAAGTTAGAACACTTTTAACATCTTTAGGAATAATTTTTGGTGTTGCTGCTGTTATTACAATGCTAGCAATTGGAAGTGGTGCTGAAAAAGAAATTTTAGCACAATTAGAATTGGTTGGTGTTAACAATATTGTTATCACTCCTATTCCTGATGAAGCAGATGATCAAAGTAACGAAGAAGAAACTGATGCTGGAGGAATTACTCCTAAAAGGTTTTCTAAAGGCTTAGATATGTTAGATGTAAAAAGCATCAAAAAAAATCTACCTTCCGTAAAAAAAGTAAGTCCAGAAATTATTTTAGAAACCTATGTAATTAAAAAAGGAAGGCAAAGTCCTGTAAAATTAATTGGTGTTTCTTCAGACTTTTTTGAAACCTCAAATATCGAAATAGAAAGTGGTAAAAACTTTTCTGATGTTCAAACAGCCTATTCTTTACCTGTCTGTATTATTGGTAAAACTATAGAGAAAAAACTATTTACTGGAGAAAGTGCAGTTGGCAAACAAATAAAAGTAAAAGATGTTTGGTTGCAAGTAATTGGTGTTATCGAAGAAAAATTTATATCAGAAAATGCACAAGAAAATTTAGGTATTAGAGATTTAAACCAAGATGTTTATATACCAATTACTACTTTTTTAGTACGCTATAAAGATCGTAAAATTATAAGTGACAAACCTATAGATACTGGAGGTGGTATGATTTTTATTAGTGGTGATCAACAGGGGCCTAAAAAGAAAATTCCTAGAGGTAACTATCATCAAATTGATAAATTAACAATTCAAGTAAATAGTTCAGCAGAATTAAATGCAACTGCAGATGTTTTAAGCAGAATGTTAAAAAGAAGACATAATGATATGGTAGATTTTGAGATTTCTATCCCTATTCAGCTTTTAAAACAACAACAAAAAACCAAACAAATCTTTAATATTGTTTTGAGCATAATTGCTGGTATTTCTCTACTAATTGGTGGTATTGGAATTATGAATATTATGTTGGCTTCTGTTTTAGAAAGAACAAAAGAAATTGGAATTATTAGAGCTATTGGAGCCACACAAGAAGACGTTATTTTACAATTTTTAACAGAATCTGTTTTAGTGAGTATTGGAGGTGGAATTATCGGAATTGTTTTAGGTATTTTATCGTCCTACATTTTAGAAATAACCACAGGTATTGAAACTATTTTAACATTAAGTTCCATTTTGCTCTCTTTCTTTGTAGCAACACTTATTGGATTAATTTTTGGAATTGCTCCTGCAAAATCTGCAGCAAGCAAAAGTCCAATTGAAGCTATTAGACACGAATAA
- a CDS encoding TolC family protein, giving the protein MKKIFTTICFLIAITIVSQEKITLQQEISLEEAITIAQKNSPDYKALLNQNQASYWRYRRFKAGFLPQLRFDGTIPQYFNSIEQQTNDQGEAIFVRFNQATYDGTLSLNQNLALTGGTFSVESTLRRIDNFGNNSNSGYSVIPFSLRYNQNSLFYNDFKWQKRIEPLIYEEAKREFIETMEQISFNTSRRYFALLKAQIQSKIAKSNYSNQDTLFQISKGRFKMGKIAENDLLQIELSVLNSENDVITNEINFKRSSQNLSRYLVLDTEDILLATPEELTLFTVTVEKALEEAKANRKAVIEFRRRRLQAERDVAEVRGSNRVQMSLTANFGISQQGNEFNNLFQDYNQQQNVMLSLGIPILDWGVSKSRRKLVEANKDLVNTNIEIQEQEFEQEIYLHVLNWQNQRNFLNTAKKAQEIALKRYEIAKKRFVLGKISITDLNIALQEQDRSVLQYLNSLEKFWTDYYILRQLTLFDFIKNKKIEVADIIYD; this is encoded by the coding sequence ATGAAAAAGATATTTACAACTATTTGCTTTTTAATAGCAATTACAATTGTTAGCCAAGAGAAAATAACGTTACAGCAAGAAATAAGTTTAGAAGAAGCGATTACTATAGCTCAAAAAAACTCACCAGATTACAAGGCATTGCTAAATCAAAACCAAGCAAGTTATTGGAGATATAGAAGATTTAAAGCAGGTTTTTTACCTCAATTAAGGTTTGATGGAACTATACCACAATACTTTAACTCTATAGAACAGCAAACAAATGACCAAGGTGAAGCAATTTTCGTTAGATTCAATCAGGCAACTTATGACGGAACTTTATCTCTAAATCAGAATTTAGCATTAACTGGTGGTACTTTTTCTGTAGAATCAACTTTACGAAGAATAGATAATTTTGGTAACAACTCTAATTCTGGTTATTCTGTAATTCCGTTTTCTTTAAGATATAACCAAAATTCACTTTTCTACAACGATTTTAAATGGCAAAAAAGAATTGAACCTTTAATTTATGAGGAAGCAAAAAGAGAGTTTATTGAAACCATGGAACAAATTTCTTTTAATACAAGTAGACGTTATTTTGCGTTGTTAAAAGCTCAAATTCAAAGTAAAATTGCAAAATCTAATTATTCAAATCAAGATACTTTATTTCAGATTTCTAAAGGAAGATTTAAAATGGGTAAAATTGCCGAAAATGATTTGCTTCAAATAGAATTATCGGTTTTAAACTCAGAGAACGATGTAATTACCAATGAAATTAATTTTAAAAGATCTTCTCAAAATTTATCGAGATATTTAGTATTGGATACAGAAGACATTCTTTTAGCAACGCCAGAAGAACTTACTTTATTTACGGTAACAGTAGAAAAAGCTTTAGAAGAAGCAAAAGCTAATAGAAAAGCGGTTATTGAATTTAGACGAAGACGTTTGCAAGCAGAAAGAGATGTTGCAGAAGTTAGAGGTAGCAATAGAGTACAAATGAGTTTGACAGCAAATTTTGGGATTTCTCAGCAAGGAAATGAGTTTAACAACTTATTTCAAGATTATAACCAACAGCAAAATGTTATGTTATCCTTAGGAATTCCTATTTTAGATTGGGGTGTTTCTAAATCTCGTAGAAAATTGGTAGAAGCCAACAAAGATTTGGTAAATACCAATATAGAGATTCAGGAACAAGAGTTTGAGCAAGAAATTTACTTGCATGTTTTAAACTGGCAAAACCAACGTAATTTTTTAAATACTGCTAAAAAAGCGCAAGAAATTGCTTTAAAAAGATACGAAATCGCCAAAAAGAGATTTGTTTTAGGGAAGATAAGTATTACTGATTTAAATATTGCTCTACAGGAACAAGATAGATCTGTTTTACAATATTTGAATTCTTTAGAGAAATTTTGGACAGATTACTACATCTTAAGACAATTAACTTTATTTGATTTTATCAAAAATAAAAAAATTGAAGTTGCAGATATAATTTACGATTAA
- a CDS encoding TonB-dependent receptor gives MKKILLLFFLGSISLFSQEKFTVSGTVYDNNNNETLIGVSIYFPELNAGTTTNEYGFYSITLPSGTHKIQVSYLGFTTINETLVLTQKITKNFKLTEESESLAEIVIEADIEKINVRSPQMSVNKLTSATIKKIPVVLGEADIIKSLILLPGVTSAGEGASGFNVRGGAADQNLILLDEAIVFNSSHLFGFFSVFNPDVIKDVKLYKGGIPARFGGRLSSVLDIYQKEGNSKEFNVTGGIGLVSSRLLIEGPIEKEKSSFVVAGRASYAHLFLPLFDNDNKAYFYDLNSKVNYRFNDKNNLFLSTYFGKDIFGISDSFVNEYGNTVVNLRWNHLFSDKIFSNLSLIYSDYFYGLTLDFVGFEWDSGITNFNLKYDFKHYLNENFKLSYGINNIYNKFNPGEILPNREDSGIQPEKLIDKYANEFAAYLEAEHKINDNFTLQYGVRFSHFTRLGQDEINIYTNDQPVIYNEQFKKYESANAIGTESFERSETLATFQNFEPRVSLSYALDDNTSIKASYNRMAQYLHLLSNTASPTPLDVWAPSGRFIDPQLLDQYAIGYFKSLKNGDYSLETEVFYKDIQNRIDYINGANLIANNEIETVILNGQARAYGLEVLLKKNEGKFTGFLAYTLAKSEQQTLGRTAAEPGINNGEWYNSPFDKTHDISINGSYELSKKWTFNANFLFQTGQPTNYPVGQYEIQGLNVPIFDDNRRNADRLPAYHRLDISATLTPEKNKNRKWKGEWVFGIYNLYGRENAASINFSQNRETLRNEAVQTSIFGLVPSVTYNFKF, from the coding sequence TTGAAAAAAATTTTACTCCTGTTTTTCTTGGGATCAATATCTTTATTTAGCCAAGAGAAATTTACAGTTAGTGGAACTGTTTACGACAATAACAATAATGAAACCTTAATTGGAGTTTCCATTTATTTTCCAGAACTAAATGCTGGAACTACCACAAATGAATATGGTTTTTACTCCATAACCTTACCAAGTGGAACGCATAAAATACAAGTAAGTTATCTAGGTTTTACAACCATTAATGAAACTTTAGTTCTTACACAAAAAATAACAAAAAATTTTAAACTGACTGAAGAATCAGAAAGTTTAGCTGAAATTGTTATAGAAGCAGATATCGAAAAAATAAATGTGAGATCACCTCAAATGAGTGTGAACAAGCTAACATCTGCAACTATAAAAAAAATACCTGTAGTTTTAGGAGAAGCAGATATTATAAAATCTTTAATTTTATTACCTGGAGTTACAAGCGCTGGTGAAGGCGCATCTGGTTTTAATGTTAGAGGTGGTGCTGCAGATCAGAATTTAATTTTGCTAGATGAAGCAATTGTTTTTAATTCTTCACATTTATTTGGATTTTTCTCGGTTTTTAATCCTGATGTTATTAAGGATGTAAAATTATACAAAGGCGGAATTCCTGCACGTTTTGGAGGTAGATTGTCATCAGTTTTAGATATTTATCAAAAAGAAGGAAACAGCAAAGAATTTAATGTTACTGGAGGAATTGGTTTGGTTTCCTCTAGATTATTGATAGAAGGGCCAATTGAAAAAGAAAAAAGTTCTTTTGTGGTTGCTGGTAGAGCATCTTATGCACATTTATTTTTACCCCTTTTTGATAATGATAATAAAGCCTATTTCTACGATTTAAACAGTAAAGTTAATTACAGGTTTAATGATAAAAACAATCTTTTTTTATCAACCTATTTTGGAAAAGACATTTTTGGTATTAGCGATAGTTTTGTAAATGAATATGGAAATACTGTTGTTAATTTACGCTGGAATCATCTTTTTTCTGATAAAATATTCTCGAATTTATCTTTAATTTATTCTGATTATTTCTATGGATTAACTTTAGATTTTGTTGGTTTTGAATGGGATTCTGGCATTACCAACTTCAACTTAAAATACGATTTTAAACATTATTTGAATGAAAACTTTAAATTGAGTTATGGGATTAATAATATTTACAACAAATTTAATCCTGGAGAAATTTTACCAAATAGAGAAGATTCTGGGATTCAGCCAGAGAAATTAATTGATAAATATGCCAATGAATTTGCAGCATATTTAGAAGCAGAACATAAAATTAACGACAATTTCACCTTGCAATATGGAGTAAGATTCAGTCATTTTACACGTTTAGGGCAAGATGAAATAAATATATATACAAACGACCAACCTGTAATTTATAACGAGCAATTTAAAAAATACGAATCTGCAAATGCCATTGGTACAGAATCTTTTGAAAGAAGTGAAACTCTGGCTACTTTCCAAAATTTTGAACCTCGAGTTTCTTTATCATATGCTTTAGATGATAATACGTCTATAAAAGCTAGTTATAACAGAATGGCTCAGTATTTACACTTACTCTCAAACACAGCCTCTCCTACTCCATTAGATGTTTGGGCCCCAAGTGGACGTTTTATAGATCCTCAATTATTAGATCAATATGCGATTGGCTATTTTAAATCCTTAAAAAATGGCGATTATTCTTTAGAAACTGAAGTATTTTATAAGGATATTCAAAATAGAATTGACTATATAAATGGCGCAAATTTAATTGCCAATAACGAAATTGAAACCGTTATTTTAAACGGACAAGCAAGAGCTTATGGTTTAGAAGTTTTATTAAAAAAAAATGAAGGAAAATTTACTGGATTTTTAGCCTATACTTTAGCAAAATCAGAACAACAAACTTTAGGAAGAACTGCTGCAGAACCTGGTATTAATAATGGTGAATGGTACAATTCTCCTTTTGATAAAACTCATGACATTTCTATTAATGGAAGTTATGAATTGTCTAAAAAATGGACGTTTAACGCAAACTTTTTATTTCAAACTGGGCAACCTACAAATTATCCTGTTGGGCAATATGAAATACAAGGTTTAAATGTGCCAATTTTTGATGATAATAGAAGAAATGCTGATAGATTACCTGCATACCACAGACTTGATATTTCTGCGACTTTAACTCCAGAAAAAAATAAAAATAGAAAATGGAAAGGTGAATGGGTTTTTGGAATTTATAATTTATATGGTCGTGAAAATGCGGCTTCTATTAATTTTAGTCAGAATAGAGAAACTCTTAGAAACGAAGCTGTACAAACCTCTATTTTTGGCTTAGTACCTTCTGTAACCTATAATTTTAAATTTTAA
- a CDS encoding DUF4249 family protein — protein MKNILLILTFAALFISCEKVVEIDVPSIEPKLIIDASFEIYFDENPVTAKNSVKLSLSADYFDEVIPPALGATVFLTNLADNSIITFSDVNSTGNYEPVNNFIPEENVAYELTIVYDSETYKGTAFRIKSTPLTNVEQGNETLFSGEETQLKIEFTDEVTIENFYLFDFTNNIFLTLEDRFFNGAIYNFSTFYQEDEIDLPATVTIKMSGISRDYYDYFRILQGQSGQNGGGPFETVPSSLLGNMINITNEDNFPLGYFHIAETDTFTLDLVELED, from the coding sequence ATGAAAAACATACTACTAATTTTAACCTTTGCTGCACTTTTTATAAGTTGCGAAAAAGTGGTGGAGATTGATGTCCCATCCATAGAACCAAAATTAATTATAGATGCTTCTTTTGAAATCTATTTTGATGAAAACCCAGTAACTGCAAAAAATAGTGTGAAGCTCAGTTTATCCGCAGATTATTTTGATGAAGTTATTCCACCAGCTCTTGGTGCAACAGTCTTTTTAACCAATCTTGCAGATAACTCAATTATAACTTTTTCTGATGTAAATTCAACTGGAAATTATGAACCTGTAAATAATTTTATTCCTGAAGAAAATGTAGCCTATGAGTTAACTATTGTTTATGATAGTGAAACTTATAAAGGAACAGCATTTAGAATAAAATCAACGCCATTAACAAATGTAGAACAAGGAAATGAAACCTTATTTTCTGGAGAAGAAACTCAATTAAAAATAGAATTTACTGATGAAGTAACCATTGAAAACTTTTATTTATTCGATTTTACAAACAACATCTTTTTAACTTTAGAAGACCGATTTTTTAATGGTGCTATATATAATTTCTCAACTTTTTATCAAGAAGATGAAATTGATTTACCAGCAACAGTAACTATAAAAATGTCTGGAATTTCTAGAGACTATTACGACTATTTTAGAATATTACAAGGTCAAAGTGGTCAAAATGGTGGTGGTCCTTTTGAAACAGTACCATCTTCTTTGTTAGGAAATATGATTAATATAACCAACGAAGATAATTTTCCTTTAGGCTATTTTCATATTGCTGAAACAGATACTTTTACATTAGATTTGGTGGAGTTGGAAGATTAA
- the murQ gene encoding N-acetylmuramic acid 6-phosphate etherase: MNFTKTTEQDSNYNHLEKMTVLEVLTNINNEDKKVAIAVEKALPQIEALTHKIVQQLKNGGRLFYIGAGTSGRLGILDASECPPTFGVPHELVLGLIAGGDYAIRKAVEFAEDSKTQGWLDLQEHNITKKDVVVGIAASGTTPYVIAALEKCNENNIITGSISCNKNSPLSNTAQFNIDVIVGPEFVTGSSRMKAGTAQKLVLNMLSTTTMIHLGKIKGNKMVDMQLSNNKLVERGEKMLMSELNINQEKANELLAKFGNVREAILNYTL, translated from the coding sequence ATGAATTTTACAAAAACAACAGAACAGGATTCTAATTACAATCATTTAGAAAAAATGACTGTTTTAGAAGTGCTCACAAATATTAACAACGAAGATAAAAAAGTGGCAATTGCTGTTGAAAAAGCGTTACCACAAATTGAAGCTTTGACCCATAAAATTGTTCAACAACTAAAAAATGGTGGTAGACTTTTTTATATTGGTGCAGGAACTTCTGGTAGATTAGGTATTTTAGATGCTTCTGAATGTCCACCAACATTTGGTGTTCCTCATGAATTAGTTCTTGGTTTAATTGCTGGTGGAGATTATGCCATTAGAAAAGCAGTTGAATTTGCAGAAGATTCTAAAACTCAAGGTTGGTTAGATCTGCAAGAACATAACATCACTAAAAAAGATGTTGTTGTAGGTATTGCTGCTTCTGGAACTACACCTTATGTAATTGCTGCTTTAGAAAAATGCAACGAAAACAACATTATTACAGGATCAATTTCTTGTAATAAAAATAGCCCTTTATCCAATACTGCTCAATTTAATATTGATGTTATTGTAGGTCCTGAATTCGTAACAGGAAGCTCTAGAATGAAAGCAGGAACTGCGCAAAAATTAGTGTTGAACATGCTTTCTACAACAACCATGATTCATTTGGGTAAAATAAAAGGCAATAAAATGGTTGATATGCAACTCTCTAACAACAAATTGGTAGAAAGAGGTGAAAAAATGTTGATGAGTGAGTTGAACATCAACCAAGAAAAAGCAAATGAATTGTTAGCAAAATTTGGTAATGTTAGAGAGGCTATTTTAAATTATACTTTATGA
- a CDS encoding DUF6095 family protein: MSTDKQLLSKALVRLGILILLFILCPVIMTMGFKALDKFTGTNNEYIAYLILGFSSILLLYTLYFGFKTFGVLQKAIFNEK, translated from the coding sequence ATGAGTACAGACAAACAATTACTAAGCAAAGCTTTGGTAAGATTAGGTATTTTAATTTTATTATTTATATTATGTCCTGTTATTATGACAATGGGTTTTAAGGCTTTAGATAAATTTACAGGAACCAATAACGAATATATTGCTTATTTAATTTTGGGATTTAGTTCCATTCTTTTATTGTATACCTTATATTTTGGTTTTAAAACTTTTGGGGTTTTGCAAAAAGCTATATTTAACGAAAAATAA